In Williamwhitmania taraxaci, one DNA window encodes the following:
- a CDS encoding TolC family protein: MICKTYRYILFMLPLAGTLCTGSAKGETQSADSLSLSSIISEVIQNHPLVKQTIEEVNASDAKIGFAEANYLPNVDFTTAYSRVGPVSEMTLPGLGTFSLMPKDNYSATINVNQTIYDFGKTKKNISLEQQGKKIMLRSMEQVKQKLSQAVIGNYFTLVYLQEAIKIKQEQLNTLNEHLSYIQKKQATGSATQYEVLTTQVRISAIENQKTDLETAHRVQVCQLNLLLGKPEATVELVKNEMSIAMPNLQSDTLTSTAMQNRDEMKLVREKVKLMELRYSLIGSQNNPVLNAFVSGGIKNGYIPDQYAAKMNFVAGIGLKVPLFDGKRNRYSRTQAKSAIQVTDQEVEIARRNLVSEVVETQANVMASQKKVVQSELQLEHATQAYALAKVRFDSGVITNIELLEGSTVVSESHLMLLKSKIDYTLSLYKLKAAIGERLY; the protein is encoded by the coding sequence ATGATTTGTAAAACATATCGATACATACTCTTCATGCTTCCGCTGGCAGGAACACTCTGCACAGGAAGTGCAAAAGGAGAGACCCAATCTGCCGATTCGCTCTCGCTCAGCAGTATTATTAGCGAAGTGATACAAAATCATCCGCTGGTGAAGCAAACCATAGAAGAGGTTAACGCCTCCGATGCTAAAATTGGTTTTGCCGAGGCAAATTACCTGCCCAACGTCGACTTTACGACAGCCTACTCGCGCGTTGGACCGGTATCGGAAATGACCCTACCCGGTTTGGGAACCTTCAGCTTGATGCCCAAGGATAACTATTCGGCCACCATCAACGTGAATCAGACCATTTACGATTTTGGCAAGACGAAGAAAAATATTTCGCTAGAGCAGCAGGGAAAGAAAATCATGCTTCGCTCAATGGAACAGGTAAAACAGAAACTTTCGCAGGCGGTTATTGGTAACTATTTCACCCTAGTATACCTGCAAGAGGCCATTAAGATAAAGCAGGAACAACTCAACACCCTGAATGAGCACCTTAGCTATATCCAAAAGAAACAGGCCACAGGATCGGCCACGCAGTATGAGGTTCTCACCACTCAGGTAAGGATATCTGCTATCGAGAACCAGAAAACCGATCTCGAAACCGCCCATCGGGTGCAGGTGTGCCAGCTCAACTTGCTGCTGGGAAAACCCGAAGCAACCGTGGAACTAGTAAAGAATGAGATGAGCATTGCTATGCCCAACCTACAGAGCGATACGCTTACATCCACTGCCATGCAAAACCGCGACGAGATGAAGCTGGTAAGAGAGAAGGTTAAGCTGATGGAGCTGCGCTATAGCCTCATTGGTTCGCAAAACAATCCCGTGCTCAACGCCTTTGTTTCGGGTGGCATTAAGAATGGGTATATCCCCGATCAGTATGCCGCTAAGATGAACTTTGTTGCGGGTATTGGCTTAAAGGTTCCGTTGTTCGATGGTAAGCGCAACCGATACAGTCGCACTCAAGCCAAATCGGCAATTCAGGTTACCGACCAGGAAGTGGAGATTGCGCGCAGGAATCTTGTGAGCGAGGTAGTGGAGACGCAGGCCAACGTTATGGCTTCGCAAAAGAAGGTAGTTCAATCGGAGCTACAGCTGGAGCATGCAACCCAAGCCTATGCGCTAGCAAAGGTTCGATTCGACTCGGGTGTAATTACCAACATTGAACTGCTCGAAGGCTCAACCGTTGTTTCGGAGAGCCATCTGATGCTGCTCAAATCGAAGATAGACTATACCCTTAGCCTCTATAAACTGAAGGCGGCAATTGGGGAGAGGCTGTATTAA
- a CDS encoding DHA2 family efflux MFS transporter permease subunit, protein MRGVSASHRLRRKLRNRNSSFHPRHPNYKWFVLANIMLGTFMAVLDSTIVNVGLPKIMASFGVGIDKIQWVVTAYMLAMAVMLPTSGWLADKFGYKRLYFIGVMMFTLGSMLCGISHDENTLIFSRIIQGLGAGTIQPLGMAIITREFPPHQRGVALGFWAISAAASVSFGPLIGGYLIDHFSWQLIFDVNIPFGIAAMVFTILIQKEFINPRIGKFDLIGFVSVITFLPVLLYALSEGSAATNSAGWGAPYILICFAISAISLAVFLTRELTIPNPLIELRLLKDYNFGMGNLVMMIFSMGMFGSTFLLPLYLQNSMGYTAVQAGAVFLPVGIIQGIMSPIAGKISDKFSPKAPIIIGVVIMAFSFFLNSQLSYLTEHSFIMTSLYLRGFGMGVLFTPLSTLSLLTMPKEKMAQASGITNTIRQLAGSLGVAIFTTLLTTRVNFHMQVFSNAIQAGSEEFKNVATNLAYFAQQHVGGSMATAAQQGKYMIISHLTKQAYIEGINDDFLIAAIITILGAVPVIIMRTKNKKTSVKA, encoded by the coding sequence GCAACCGCAATTCCAGCTTTCATCCCCGCCACCCCAACTACAAATGGTTTGTGCTGGCCAACATCATGCTCGGCACTTTTATGGCGGTGCTGGACAGTACCATCGTAAACGTGGGGTTGCCCAAGATTATGGCATCGTTTGGCGTTGGAATCGACAAGATTCAATGGGTTGTTACTGCCTATATGCTCGCTATGGCAGTGATGCTTCCCACCTCTGGCTGGCTGGCCGACAAGTTTGGCTATAAGCGACTCTACTTTATCGGGGTGATGATGTTTACGTTGGGCTCCATGCTCTGCGGCATCTCGCACGATGAGAATACACTTATCTTTTCCCGTATCATTCAAGGGTTGGGAGCAGGAACCATACAGCCGCTGGGCATGGCTATTATCACGCGCGAATTCCCACCGCACCAGCGAGGGGTGGCACTGGGTTTCTGGGCCATTTCGGCGGCGGCATCGGTATCGTTTGGTCCGCTCATTGGTGGATACCTCATCGATCACTTCAGCTGGCAGCTGATCTTCGATGTGAACATTCCGTTTGGTATAGCCGCAATGGTATTCACCATACTTATTCAGAAGGAGTTTATAAATCCACGAATAGGAAAGTTCGATTTAATCGGCTTTGTTTCGGTGATAACATTTCTTCCGGTATTGCTTTATGCCCTATCGGAGGGAAGTGCAGCAACCAACTCGGCCGGATGGGGAGCACCCTACATCCTGATTTGCTTTGCGATCTCGGCAATTTCCTTGGCAGTATTTCTCACCCGAGAACTCACCATCCCGAATCCACTCATCGAGCTACGGCTGCTGAAGGATTACAACTTCGGTATGGGTAACTTGGTGATGATGATATTCAGCATGGGGATGTTTGGAAGCACCTTCCTGCTCCCCCTCTATCTCCAGAACTCCATGGGTTATACGGCCGTTCAGGCAGGTGCAGTATTTCTGCCAGTGGGGATCATCCAAGGGATTATGTCGCCTATTGCAGGAAAGATTTCCGATAAGTTCAGTCCCAAGGCGCCTATTATAATAGGTGTAGTGATAATGGCCTTTAGCTTCTTTCTCAACTCGCAGCTTTCGTATCTCACCGAGCATAGCTTTATTATGACTTCGCTCTACCTGAGAGGATTTGGCATGGGGGTTCTCTTTACACCATTGAGCACGCTGTCGTTGCTAACCATGCCGAAAGAGAAAATGGCGCAGGCATCGGGTATCACCAATACCATTCGTCAGTTGGCAGGCAGCCTCGGGGTAGCAATATTTACCACCCTTCTTACCACACGTGTAAACTTTCACATGCAGGTGTTTAGCAACGCTATTCAAGCGGGATCGGAAGAGTTTAAAAACGTGGCAACCAACCTAGCCTACTTTGCCCAACAACATGTGGGCGGAAGCATGGCCACCGCTGCTCAACAGGGCAAGTATATGATAATTTCGCATCTCACCAAACAAGCATACATTGAGGGAATTAACGACGACTTCTTGATTGCCGCCATTATTACCATTCTGGGTGCCGTGCCGGTGATTATTATGCGCACCAAAAATAAAAAGACATCCGTTAAAGCATAA